The genomic segment TTTGTGACAATatattttttggaaattattaCAACTAATTGGAAACGTGCTGATTTCTAACCGTTACTGATACCTTCTCCATTAAAAAGTACATTAAGCACTGACTGAGTGCTCAGTAAAAATTCTGTTGCCTTTTACCTTTTATAAAATGAGCTGCACAAATAACCAGAGGTTACATTAATCCAGTGCGAATTGACATGTCAGTAAAAATGCTGTCATATTCTGTGGAAAAGGAGTTTACGTATGGAGCCTTAAAGAAATGTTTAATCACGTTCTCAATTAAGACCACAAGACAGATGTGTAGGGTAAACAACATAAAAGctacattaaatgttttgacatgttttatgCTCTTCACTAGAGAAAACATCCTATCTCTGTCATTTATACTGAGATTTCTTGTCGTATGTGAATTGGtcataaacattaaacatatcATGTCTTATATTATTTGCCTCCTCATGGAAAACTAATCCCACCCAAATAAATTTGGACACATGTATATTTACTAAATAAGCATATTCCACTTATCAGTTTAACGTGTTAGAGCCTAAGCAGATTTATTTAGAGGAAAACAATAACACCAATATTAGTGGGCATACAGACtttaacctaataacacagagctgcctgtagatgagttggaccaatcagaagcaacaaAACACCCACgttctgtatgtgacatcacaaccatctCAACTAACTGGTAGTCTAATGCAATCAGCGGGCAATCTCCACTCCAGAAAAAGTGGACATACTGATCTTCTTGGCcagaacagacatttctgaaaatTAATTATAGAAAATAAGTGCATTTAAATCGCAATATTAgtccccaaattgttcagccATAGGCTGAAGAAACATTTGCAGGGACGGTTTTCCTTGTTTTACAGAAAAGGTGCAACAAGAAAAATTCGAATTTCAAGGCAAAGTGTCCctaaacttttgacaggcagtgtaaAGTACCTCAGAGTAGTAGTGGTGAACGATTTCACAGCGGATGTGATGTGGCGTGCGTGTCAATCGGGAACCACTTTTGCAATGCTTGTTACTTCACACCAGATTCAGCGCGAAGCAAGAATGGatgctgtttgtgttgtgttttcacacaatataaatgtcTGCACTGTCTGTTTATTACCAATATGAACTTTATGTAAATGACAAAGACATTCATCATTGATAACATTGACAGACACTGCCTTTCTTTACTGTTTCTGCATAGAAGTGCTGGTATGCCGCATGAGGCACAAGTCAGAAATAGACCCAAGGCAGATACGTCCCGTCTTTACCGCAGTCCTAGACCTAAAACTAGGTCCTGGATCAGTGGATGACCCCTCTTCGGGCAGACCACATTCATAAAGGTGGTTCTAGATCAGTATTTAGCGATGCCATTGTGTTACCTTGCAGTACTCGTCTGGGTGCCTGCGCCGCAGTTTGTTCACTTGGTACAGGTACTGCGGAGGGATGATGACGGAGCGAAACTCTCCCAGATcacactgttctcctccactCAGGCCGGCCTTACAGTCATCATGCACCGTGATCTGacaccacacacacctgcaAACACAACCGCACACATCATTTACATGCTGCATTTGAATATGCAGCTGCTTCAGTGTCCCTTTCTATTGAACATCTGTATCAAAGAGTGGACCTTAAATGGGAGtcccactgatttttcagaattccTGCTTAATTCAACTGTATCCATGTAAATggagtcattcagggtggtttggtgtgaaagtttgtgaacctacacgtgtcttctgagttttatatgaaatgttgacaggaaaaacagtgaaaaacatgaaataacacattttttacagAACATTTTGCACCCTGCCTCTAGCCCCTCACCATgaatttaggccaaaaccttcttgAAACGGTGTATGAAACATCAGTcggtgcattcataaccatttcatgcaataaccttctgtgagggagtttttagaggtggacgtctgggtcctatcaccaccactgtgaactattctaacttggtaagtttctctagaacagagcacttcataccaaaccactgtgaatgactctgtttacatcttaaccatttaattatgcagacctcttgaaaaattggtgggatTCCCTTTAAAGTAACTAAACTCACTCAAACCTCCACATTTTATTCATGCTACTGTCTTTATAACTCTACAGAAATGATTTTACATTTCTCTGAGCAAGCAGGAACCAATTAGGGGTGGATGATAGggcaaaactacacacacacacacacgctggaGCCTagcccagctgtcattgggcggaaggcaggattcaCCCTGGACGGGTTGCCAGTCCAAAACTACAATATTACACAATACTCAATATGCTCAAAAAAGCATCTTGAGATGCAATTTATCCCATTATTGATAAATACTATATTATCCAGTCTTACTAGGATGTAATATGTATGATAATgaataaatatcatcatattacACCACCTCTAGTcccaatttttaaattttacaaGTGTCCAAGTTTTGGAATCAGCAGaaatttacatgaaaaatatcacagATAGGCCCATATTGGTACATCCCTAAAAATAACTGCTTCATGCATCCTTTCTCATAACAGGGCAGTAAATAGTGTGCAGAGCAGTGCAGTTTGGTAGAGACAATCTTGTTTTAGACTCATGTATATACAATCTGGTCCTGACTGCAATCACAGGCTCAGCAGGTGACTCAGCAGCACAGCTCTTTGCTTTACACTGTCTTTTAAAGCTGCTCTGACGCTCTGCACTGTTTTGGTGGAAGCAGCTGCCCCTGACAGATCAAATCTGCTTTTTAATCAAATTAAGTGTCAGCTCCTCATTAGCAAGAAGATTAAACGTAAACTGGGACAGATGCGCTTTTACTGCTGATCTGATAACACTGGATCTGTTCTGTTTGACTGCAGAACGCTGGGCCTGCAGGGTGTGCTTCATTCAAATAGAAATCCTAAAGATGTAAGACAGTGTTCCCagtcttaaagctgcactatgtacgacttgttttgttaaaatggaaaaaattatgattaatgggtgaggagaataaaaactaaaatatggtGAACATGTGCTGCTATGAGGCCTCAAATGatttcaaaatcaacattacattgatgaagatgtgatgacaaaaacaaattatTCGCTTACATCCTCTGAAGATGCACCAAGTTTTAACCAAGTTCTCTCAATCATCAGTGAAATGGACTGAAGCATTACAAAAAGCAtgaaaacttacatagtgcagctctATATAATTACTTAGCAAAAGAAATCCTCATTTACAGTTTCCCACTCTTACCTCAAATGTTTTTGAACAGcagagacatgtttggtgtctaaagtctgcttctttagttagAGCTATGAGGCTTTTGGGGTGTTATGATGCACATATACATTTTTCCACTGGGTCGTTCTGTCATGCACCGTTTTACTACTTTATCACTTCTGTTCTAGTAAGAAAGAGAACCTCTTGTGCTGCAATCTTACCATTTacatttgctttaaaattaATTTGTCTTGGTCTCAGgcaaaaaaattctgtttctgTTAATTGCAGTTGAACCAGACACTGCACTGTTTTGGCAAATAGAATttgataaatataataataataataaaaaaacacattaatgttTCTATCAATTTTTTACttctattttgaaaatgtgtcatgaTCCACAAACCTGCAATGCATATTGTATCATATTTGTGTGTTGTAAAAATTTTTTGAAATATTGTGAGACATGACTTGtaccatatcacccacccccacccccacccccccatcccCAGTTTCAACCATAATCTGTCACACCTGCTGGGTGGTGGCAGAAACTAGATCTCCAATGGGTTGGTGAATACTGGTGCAAACTATTTGTCCAGTTTGTGTACTAAGAGTCATGTTAGGCTGAATTATGCACTGAATAGTTTCCTAAAAATCAATCAGAGATTTTCGTCCACAAATCCTTTAGGTTCTCCACTAGAGCAAGGTTACCTCGGCACATTCTGTACTTACCTGTAGTCACAGAGTTTAGGCTGCGTCCCGCACTGCTGTTTGCAAACGGTGCAGTAGCTGGCCAGAGGAACGTTCCCCCGAACCCAGCGGTGAAGGAAGCTGCCGTCTGCCTGCACAGGAGCCATTATCTCTTTACAGGGCAGCGTGTGGTCGGCCTTCCGGACACAGAACTCATCGGCGCAGATCCCGCAGCACTCACAGAAGGCCCCCTGCAAGATGGGCTGGGTGCACACGCAGCAATAAGTGGGCTTGTTGAAAAGGTCCGTGTAGTGCCAGCCGTGCTTACTCTTGCGGAAGAGGTCCTTAAGCTGCACCTTGCGCTTGGGGCGCTGGAAACTGCACCACAGGGTGATGAGGATGGGCAACAGCACAGCGAGGCCAGTCCAGAGGAGCAGGTTCCAGTCCTCCCGGGAATCCTCCATGGTCAGAAACGGTTGGAGAAAGGGGGGCTGACAAACTACTTACTAATGCAGAACAAATGGTTTAGATCAATTTGCCACTACGAACTGAAAGCAACACATCTGTAGGAACCCATATCATCAGATTGCTGCTTTTAGCCTACACAAGCCTTCAAGATAGCTGTCCAACAACATGCATCAAATTTCAAGCTCCAAATCAGCAGCAACCATCCCAGGTTACACACAGATCACACCAGCATGCTAGAGTGCTCAGATCATCTGTACGGACCACTACATTTGAACACGCCATCAACCAAAATACATCAAACTCCAACCGTCCTGGCTTAGAACGTTTCACAAGTGCAGATCACAACTCTAAACAGCCGAAACTGAAGCTGTATCAACTTGGCTCAGAGCCTTACCATCAGGAATGAGCAGGACTGAGCTTCCACACTGCCATCagataaaatgaatgaaagttcTCCAAGGTCTCCAAGTCACCCGTGAGCAGAAACCatttagaaatttagaaaattatGAACATTTTATCTACTCAAGTCACATCAGAACACCAACCTACATCTGGAAACCCATGTAACCCCACTTCCTCGTCCTGGAGCCCTTCAGCCCTTCAGCCAGGCATCTTCATCAACTCCAGCATCTCCAAACAAACCTCAGCCTCACTCTGACCCACAGCTGGAGCTCCTACTGAGCTCTACAGCCGGTTGCGTTCACGTTTAACACCAAGGACAAAGCCTTCAGAGCCGCATACCGCAGTATAAACCACTACATGCGCGGAAAGCGCTGAATAAAGCCATTAAACCGCGGTTCTTCAACGGTCTCCGCTCCTCAGCTCCCTTCTCCATCGGCTCTCACATCCGGAAATAATGACGCACGTCGTGAGCGCGCTTCCGACCCACCTCTTCAGCTTGACCAATGAGGAGCCACAAGACCGGAAAGGGCGTGGCTATAGAGGATTTACAGGATTAACCCATTCCTGACCAACACAGTTACAGTGACTATAGAGAGGGAAATAGGACGGAGCTCGGACAGAGAACCCTGCCTGTTACAGAGAACCCTGACTGTTACAGAGAACCCTGATTGTTACAGAGAGCCCTGCCTGTTACAGAGAACCCTGACTGTTACAGAGAGCCCTGCCTGTTACAGAGAACCCTGACTGTTACAGAGAACCCTGCCTGTTACAGAGAACCCTGACTGTTACAGAGAACCCTGCCTGTTACAGAGAACCCTGACTGTTACAGAGAACCCTGATTGTTACAGAGAGCCCTGCCTGTTACAGAGAACCCTGACTGTTACAGAGAACCCTGACTGTTACAGAGAGCCCTGCCTGTTACAGAGAGCCCTGCCTGTTACAGAGAACCCTGACTGTTACAGAGAGCCCTGACTGTTACAGAGAACCCTGACTGTTACAGAGAGCTCAGACTGTTGCAGAGAACCCTGACTGTTACAGAGAGCCCAGACTGTTGCAGAGAACCCAGACTGTTACAGAAAACCCTGACTGTTACAGAGAACCCTGTTACAGAGAACCCTGTCTATTAAAGAGAACCCtagattttttctttatttacacaCTTTATTTTCACCCTGAAGTCCTGAAGTTACgatgtttgtgtaggtttatgtaaagcactgcaggctgaataggGGATTTATGAAAGTGTGttagttttcatgacatcacgaAAGCAGTGAATTCCTAATGGGCTATTCCACAGCACCGTCCCTGTGGGTTTATGGGTGCATTCAGacactttaacagtgtttacagacTTTTTGATGATACGGGCAAATTAAGTCCAAATGTGGGAGCCCTGTCTTATCAGACAGGCTAGACtttgggcttaagttatctggaTAACTTTATTCTGTATCTTTTCTGAGAGGGTTTCATCTCTTAAGCATCTTGTAAGCATCCTCCTCACTTAAAGATGTCCAAAtgcgccacctgctggacacAGATGAATAGCACACCAAGGAGCTAcactgctgaaggctgaatgggtgaatatatgcaaatgtgttgattgttgtgacatcacaaatacagTGAATTCAACATCTTATTTTGCATATAATGTATTGTTGGTGTGTTTTGAGACTTTAACGGTGCTTATATACGacataaaactaaaaaatatcattttttgatgatataggccctttagGTCCAGGGTGAGATGTCTATCTTATTGTACAGGCTTCTCTAACTGGAACATTCTGCTGTGGCATCCTGcagtttcattatttttcagGGAAGGTTTCATCTCTAAAGCGCCCTCTCTTCGTGAAAATGTCCCTGTGCGCCACCTCGTGGACGCAGAGAAGCAGCACACCCGGAGTGACACCTGGACCCAGATGCGGCTGATTAAAACAAATTACAGAGGAAGATTAAGAAGGGAAAAAATCATAACAACACCAGGATCAACGATCCGAATATTAATCATCttgaaaaaataacatttttcagcataaatgaaaaaaaaaacagcgcgcaatattatataaaaaaacaaaacaaagtgtccaaaaatggttgaaaatatgaaaaaataaacagagaaaggTGTCATGTTGCTCGTGACGTGGCTGGACATGTTTGCCCCCTCAGGCAGTGCAGAGTGGACTTTCTacagagctggactgaaggtgGACGTCAAGATGAAGCTGCTGCCGCTGCTCTTCTGCCTGCTCCTGCTGACCTTCTGCTCAGGTACGAGGACTCGGGGCGGTCATGCACCTTCACACGGACCTCATTCATCACAATCCGGTGGCTTAAAAGCGATTAAAGCGGCTTTTTCTGCATAAAATACGGGAATAAACGTAACATTAAACCGTTAAAACACAGCATCAACAACAGACGCTGCAGTTTGGACGGAATTCAGCCATACAGCCtaactaaagaacctttaatagGTTCTGATGCGTAAATATGCTGAAATATGatgtatgaatatgaataatttAAATTGCACGCAAATCTATTCGCCTTCTATTAATAAGTCACACGTCAAAATATAACAATTACAGAACACACAGCCGTCATATCCCGCACAAACGTTCAGTTCTGTTGGTGTATCTactttaaaaagacggttctttatgggttctttagttcaaacaatggttctaaatagaaccatgaacgctcaaagaaccatttgcatgctcaaggagttctttgtatggtgaaatggttcttcacactgaAGGAAAATGTTTTTGAGAATGGTTCTAGCACATAAAACGTTCTTCTGTCGTGACAGTACCAAGTTTTGTAACattagaagaacctttttggtgctacatgcgctcttaaaatgtttttagtaaaggtaatggttctgtgttctatatagaacggtTCTTTGCGTGGGGAAATCGTTCTCCAGAGTGATGCAGAtcgtgttttatatggttctaaatggaaccgTCTTGAACAGGGTTTTTTCTGATGTGACAAGCTCGACATcgtcacaatagaagaactctttttggtgctatacagaacccttttcaaaaaggttctgcacaaaaaaacacatacaacgcactctccattaatctgaagaacggtttctgcagagaaccttttaaggatgcaaatgtttctttgagtgtttatggttctacagaAGCAGCGTCTTTAGTAaggaacccttgaggaaccctCTCTGTGAGAGTGTAGTTGATGTTAACAGTCTTGATCCGCGTCACTACAGACGCACATGAACTCTATCGGGTTTGTCTAGAAGGGAAAAGCACGAGCGCAATCGATCACAATCTATAAGAGTAAATGcgcacatttatatttaaaattctaTAAATAAAGCcgtggaatgtgtgtgtgtgcgtgtgtttgtgtgtgtgtgtgtttgtgtgtgcatgcgtgcgtgtgtatgtatgtgtatgtgtgtttatgttatatatatatatatatgtgtgtgtgtgtgtgtgtgtgtgtgtgtgtgtttgtgtgtgtgcgtgtgtgtgtgtttgtgtgtgtgtgtgtgtgtgtgtgtgtgtgtgtgtgccacgTCGGTGTGTTTGTTCGCGCAGTGCTGGGCTGGGTTCAGCACCCCTCTGCTGCGGGGTCACGCGCGTGCCGAAGCGAGCAGAACCCGCGCTCCCCAGAGAGAATCAGCATGAATAGAGACCTTGTgctcatagagagagagagagaaagagagagagagagagagagagagggggggggggataagaggggggtggagggagagagagagaaagggagagagagagagagagagagagagagagagaggaggggaaaaaggagggggtggagggagagagagagaaagggagagagagagagagagagagagagagagagagagagaggagggggaaaaGGAGggggtggagggagagagagagaaagggagagagagagagaaggggagagagagagagaaatagagagagagagagaaagggagagagagagagagagagagaaagggagagagagagagagagaaagggagggagagagagagagaaaaagagagagggggaataAGAGGGGggtgtagggagagagagagagagagagagagagggagagagggagagagagagagagagagagagagagagagagagagagagagacagagagagagagagagagagagagagagagagagagagagagagagagagaaagagagagagagagagaaagggagagagagagagagagagaaagagagatagagagacagagagagagagagagagaaaaagagagagagagagagagaaagagagagagagagagagagagagagagagagagagagagatgaattgTATACAGTGATTTACAGGCGGGTTCATTTAACATAAATTGTAATTAGTGTATTTAATCTCAGCAAATCTGTAAATCACATATTAAAGCATTCAGTCCAGAGAATCAGCTCACACTGTACACAGCTGAATTATACagaataataatcatttaaaaatgaatcatacGGATCATGAATCAAGAAAAaacttttccttctttctttgttttgtgtgttataGAAGCCAGTCCTGTGATCAAAGAGAGCTTCGCCAAACAGCTCCTCCGCAGCAAGAGGCAGAAACCGGGATACCCGGATGAGCCGATGAGGGTGAATAAACTCAATCACTTTCACTTTTGAGGCTTCGCACTCATTCACAACCAGAACAAACTCACCTCACACACGTCATCACTGGCACTGAATGTTCACTACTCACACAATACAACACGCTTTTATTCTCATCACAGCAAAC from the Pygocentrus nattereri isolate fPygNat1 chromosome 30, fPygNat1.pri, whole genome shotgun sequence genome contains:
- the c30h17orf67 gene encoding uncharacterized protein C17orf67 homolog — translated: MFAPSGSAEWTFYRAGLKVDVKMKLLPLLFCLLLLTFCSEASPVIKESFAKQLLRSKRQKPGYPDEPMREHMLYLQRLEQRARETNLENWLNPHCFPRCDRNYGYPV